The Coffea arabica cultivar ET-39 chromosome 4e, Coffea Arabica ET-39 HiFi, whole genome shotgun sequence genome includes a window with the following:
- the LOC113742355 gene encoding thaumatin-like protein, which translates to MDAMLRNLLALLLLSLHLLDHSVEVSATTMTFYNKCSHPVWPGIQPSAGKPILARGGFKLPPNRSYSLRLPAGWSGRFWGRHGCSFDASGRGRCATGDCGGSLFCNGLGGTPPATLAEITLGNDQDFYDVSLVDGYNLAISITPFRGSGKCSYAGCVSDLNMMCPVGLQVRSHDKRSVVACKSACFAFNSPRYCCTGSFGNPQSCKPTAYSKIFKAACPRAYSYAYDDPTSIATCTGGNYLVTFCPHHK; encoded by the exons ATGGATGCAATGCTGAGAAATCTTCTTGCTCTCCTCCTCCTTTCACTTCACTTATTAGATCATTCAG TTGAGGTATCAGCTACAACAATGACATTCTATAACAAGTGCAGCCATCCAGTTTGGCCAGGGATTCAGCCAAGTGCAGGGAAGCCCATTTTAGCCCGTGGTGGTTTCAAGCTTCCGCCAAACAGATCATACTCCCTACGCCTCCCAGCAGGATGGTCCGGCCGCTTCTGGGGTCGTCACGGCTGCTCTTTTGATGCCTCTGGCCGTGGCCGTTGCGCCACTGGGGACTGCGGCGGTTCTCTCTTTTGCAATGGCCTTGGTGGGACTCCTCCAGCCACCCTAGCTGAAATCACTCTAGGCAATGACCAAGATTTCTATGATGTTAGCCTTGTTGATGGCTACAATCTTGCCATTTCCATCACCCCATTCCGAGGCTCAG GCAAATGCAGCTATGCTGGATGTGTGAGTGATCTGAACATGATGTGTCCAGTGGGGCTTCAAGTGAGGTCTCATGACAAAAGAAGTGTGGTGGCCTGTAAGAGTGCATGTTTTGCATTCAATTCTCCAAGGTATTGCTGTACAGGTAGCTTTGGGAACCCACAATCTTGCAAGCCCACAGCATATTCAAAGATCTTCAAGGCTGCTTGTCCAAGGGCCTATTCTTATGCTTATGATGATCCCACTAGTATTGCCACTTGCACCGGTGGAAACTACTTGGTCACTTTCTGTCCTCACCATAAGTAA
- the LOC140005945 gene encoding uncharacterized protein: MGMGHPLTSSQFPSNGEFRVLTRNRRMHLRFISSPKPPLNPITLAASHSFFSTFSHQGQTDLPNHLNISFENHDNIDQTPTNQSYWTKHIHKLCTVDRDVDSAFHLLSHICLRGYRLNALNVSSIIHAFCDANRYAQAHHQLLLFITSQPDLLDERTCNVLIARLLHAATPHATLVVIHHLINANPNFVPSLMNYNRLIHQVCRLLKPSEAHQLFWDMRKRGHFPSVVSYTSLIGGYCKIGDIDVANKLFDEMREAGVLPNTMTYSVLIEGVFRKRDVERGNMLMGKLWEVMGNEEDKLVNNAAFGNVINSLCKEGLFHEVFKIAEDMPQAKGVLEEFAYGQMIESLCKYGRFNGAARIVYMMRKRGFTPGFLSYNSILHGLCLEGDCFRAYQLLEEGINFGYGPSEFTYKHLVEGLCRECDLVKAKEVLNIMLSNKEGKQKTRIFNIYLRAVCAMHNPTELLNGLVSMLQEQCQPDVITLNTVVNGLCKTGRVAEASKVLKDMMAGKFCAPDVITFTTIISGLLEVGNVQEALHLFRSEMPGNGVRPVVLTYNALIRGLFNLGRVDEAMEIFNSMVAGGAVADCTTYTVIIQGFFNSERTEDAKRFWDEIVWPSKVHDNYVYSAILRGLCDSGKFDEACDFLYELVDCGAVLNHVNYNILIDYACKLGLKKGAYQILGEMRKNGVAPDPVTWRLLDKLHSNGRNQYGEDSTTDYRDHVPEFNS; the protein is encoded by the coding sequence ATGGGGATGGGTCATCCCCTGACCTCTTCCCAGTTCCCTTCAAATGGGGAGTTCCGAGTTCTAACTCGTAATCGCAGGATGCACCTCCGCTTCATCtcttctccaaaacctccgttAAACCCCATAACTCTCGCAGCATCCCATTCTTTCTTCTCCACATTCTCCCACCAGGGCCAAACCGACCTCCCAAACCACCTCAATATCAGCTTTGAAAACCATGATAACATCGATCAAACCCCAACCAATCAATCGTACTGGACCAAGCACATTCACAAGCTCTGCACCGTTGACCGGGACGTCGATTCTGCTTTTCACCTTCTTAGTCACATTTGCCTTCGCGGGTACCGTCTCAATGCGCTTAACGTTAGCAGCATTATCCACGCTTTCTGCGACGCCAACCGCTACGCCCAAGCTCACCACCAGCTTCTTCTCTTCATCACCTCCCAACCCGACCTCTTGGACGAGCGAACATGTAATGTCCTCATTGCCCGTTTGCTCCACGCTGCTACCCCGCATGCCACGTTGGTTGTGATTCATCATTTGATCAATGCCAACCCAAATTTTGTTCCTTCCTTGATGAATTATAACCGTTTGATTCATCAGGTTTGCAGACTGTTGAAGCCGTCGGAAGCCCATCAGCTATTTTGGGACATGAGGAAGAGAGGGCATTTCCCCAGTGTGGTTTCCTACACCAGCTTGATTGGCGGGTACTGTAAAATTGGAGACATTGATGTTGCGAATAaactgtttgatgaaatgcgcGAAGCAGGAGTCCTGCCTAATACTATGACTTACAGTGTTCTGATTGAAGGGGTTTTCCGGAAACGTGATGTGGAAAGGGGGAACATGTTGATGGGGAAGCTTTGGGAGGTTATGGGAAATGAGGAGGATAAGCTTGTTAACAATGCAGCCTTCGGGAATGTGATCAATTCGTTATGTAAAGAAGGGTTGTTTCATGAGGTGTTTAAGATAGCTGAGGATATGCCTCAGGCGAAGGGTGTGCTGGAGGAGTTTGCATATGGCCAAATGATTGAGTCACTTTGCAAATATGGGAGGTTCAACGGAGCTGCTAGGATTGTTTACATGATGCGAAAGAGAGGCTTTACGCCAGGATTCCTTTCTTATAATTCGATTTTACATGGCCTTTGCTTGGAGGGTGACTGTTTTAGGGCGTATCAGTTGTTGGAAGAAGGTATTAACTTTGGATACGGGCCCTCGGAGTTTACTTATAAGCACTTGGTAGAGGGTCTTTGTCGTGAATGCGATCTTGTTAAAGCCAAGGAAGTACTCAATATTATGTTGAGCAATAAGGAAGGGAAGCAGAAGACCAGGATTTTCAATATTTACCTGAGAGCTGTCTGTGCTATGCATAATCCAACTGAACTTTTGAATGGACTTGTTTCAATGCTGCAAGAGCAGTGTCAGCCTGATGTAATTACCCTCAATACTGTTGTGAACGGTTTGTGCAAAACAGGGAGAGTTGCTGAGGCATCTAAAGTATTGAAAGATATGATGGCCGGGAAGTTTTGTGCTCCAGATGTTATTACCTTCACAACCATTATTTCCGGTCTGTTAGAAGTAGGAAACGTTCAAGAAGCTCTTCATCTGTTCCGAAGTGAGATGCCTGGCAATGGTGTTAGACCTGTTGTTTTGACCTATAATGCGCTTATTCGTGGGTTGTTTAATCTAGGCCGGGTAGATGAGGCGATGGAGATTTTTAATAGCATGGTAGCTGGTGGAGCTGTTGCTGATTGTACAACTTACACTGTAATTATTCAGGGATTTTTCAACTCTGAGCGAACAGAGGATGCTAAGAGATTCTGGGATGAAATTGTTTGGCCCTCGAAAGTCCATGACAATTATGTATATTCAGCCATACTTAGAGGGCTTTGCGACTCTGGCAAATTTGATGAGGCTTGTGATTTCCTTTATGAATTGGTTGACTGCGGGGCTGTACTCAATCATGTGAACTACAATATCCTCATTGATTATGCTTGCAAATTAGGCTTGAAGAAAGGAGCCTATCAGATTTTGGGGGAGATGAGAAAGAATGGGGTAGCTCCAGATCCCGTAACATGGAGACTTCTTGATAAGTTGCATAGCAATGGGAGAAATCAGTATGGCGAGGATTCCACTACGGATTACAGAGACCATGTTCCAGAGTTTAATAGCTGA
- the LOC113741527 gene encoding calcium-binding allergen Ole e 8, whose translation MNPESKATTMATTTTNNADSNSSKPCAYLQDADEVQKVFERFDANSDGKISSEELAGVMKALGSDTSPDEISRMMVEIDTDKDGFINLEEFTAFCSGNSLYGSADGGDGGVKELHDAFELYDQDHDGFISATELHLILTRLGERCSVQDCEKMIKSVDSDGDGRVSFQEFKIMMTNSKKA comes from the coding sequence atgaatCCAGAATCAAAGGCGACAACAATGGCAACAACCACAACGAACAATGCTGACTCTAATTCCTCGAAGCCGTGTGCGTACCTTCAGGACGCTGACGAGGTGCAAAAGGTCTTCGAACGGTTTGACGCGAACAGCGACGGCAAGATCTCCTCGGAGGAGCTCGCCGGAGTTATGAAAGCCTTGGGATCCGACACCTCTCCCGATGAGATTTCTCGCATGATGGTAGAGATTGACACCGACAAAGACGGTTTCATCAATCTCGAGGAGTTTACCGCCTTCTGCAGCGGCAATTCCCTCTACGGCTCCGCCGACGGTGGGGACGGTGGCGTCAAGGAGCTTCATGATGCATTTGAGTTGTATGATCAGGACCATGACGGCTTCATTTCGGCTACTGAGTTGCACCTGATCCTGACTCGGCTTGGCGAGCGGTGCTCGGTTCAGGATTGCGAGAAGATGATCAAGTCCGTCGATTCGGATGGGGATGGAagagttagcttccaagagttTAAGATCATGATGACCAATAGCAAGAAGGCATAA
- the LOC140005946 gene encoding ras-related protein RABA6a-like produces MNMAADSFDEECDYLFKAVLIGDSAVGKSNLLSRFAKDEFHLDSKPTIGVEFAYRNVKVGDKVIKAQIWDTAGQERFRAITSSYYRGALGALLVYDITRRETFEHLKKWLYELREFGCSDMVVVLVGNKCDLGSSREVNLEDGQSLAQLEGLLFLETSAKENLNVEDAFNQMIAKIHEVTSQKSLEAKMNELPAPILQGKKEIIFIDHDEVSATKQTTTCCSY; encoded by the exons ATGAATATGGCAGCTGATTCATTTGATGAAGAGTGCGACTATCTTTTCAAGGCTGTTCTTATTGGTGACTCTGCTGTTGGGAAATCTAATCTTCTTTCAAGGTTTGCCAAGGATGAATTTCACTTGGATTCCAAACCAACCATAGGGGTTGAATTTGCTTATAGAAATGTTAAGGTTGGTGACAAGGTCATCAAGGCTCAAATTTGGGATACTGCTGGCCAAGAAAG ATTTAGAGCAATTACGAGTTCATACTACCGTGGGGCATTGGGAGCTTTGCTGGTGTATGATATTACTAGAAGAGAAACTTTTGAACACCTCAAAAAATGGTTGTATGAGCTTAGAGAATTTGGGTGCTCAGACATGGTTGTAGTACTTGTTGGCAACAAATGTGATTTGGGAAGCTCAAGAGAGGTCAATTTAGAAGATGGGCAGAGCCTTGCGCAGCTTGAAGGCCTATTATTCTTGGAAACGTCTGCAAAGGAAAATTTGAATGTGGAAGATGCATTTAACCAAATGATCGCCAAAATTCATGAAGTTACAAGCCAGAAAAGCTTAGAAGCCAAGATGAATGAACTACCTGCTCCAATTCTTCAGGGGAAAAAGGAAATCATTTTTATTGATCATGATGAAGTATCTGCTACTAAACAAACTACTACTTGTTGTTCTTATTGA